The Chelonia mydas isolate rCheMyd1 chromosome 3, rCheMyd1.pri.v2, whole genome shotgun sequence genome includes a region encoding these proteins:
- the STX11 gene encoding syntaxin-11 isoform X2: MKDRLYELYELARLYNQQFPNNEDDEILPHEILLFETDDALAALYKDVQSIRTDNLHLKEDVKRLGKQNNRFLTSMRRLSSIKRDTNSIAKDIKARGEGIHRKLQTMRDFSEDAETKHGTMSVITRVSKNHYVDLMHAFQEAMFEYNEAEMNQRENCKIRIQRQLEIMGKDVSGNQIEDMIEQGKWDVFSENLLSDVRGARAALNEIETRHKELMKLETRIREVHELFLQVALLVEQQADTFDIIQLNVEKVEDYVGEAKCQVRKALEYRRKHPCRTLLCCCFSCCKS; encoded by the coding sequence ATGAAAGACCGGTTATATGAACTGTATGAGTTAGCTAGGCTTTATAACCAACAGTTTCCTAACAATGAGGATGATGAGATTTTACCTCATGAAATCCTCCTGTTCGAGACTGATGATGCCCTCGCAGCTCTTTACAAAGATGTCCAGAGTATCAGAACAGACAACCTCCACCTGAAAGAGGACGTCAAACGGCTAGGTAAACAAAATAACCGCTTTCTTACCTCCATGCGCCGTCTTAGTAGTATCAAACGAGATACTAACAGCATCGCCAAAGACATCAAGGCCCGTGGAGAAGGCATCCACAGGAAACTCCAGACAATGAgagacttcagtgaagatgcagAAACAAAACATGGCACGATGTCTGTCATAACCCGTGTATCGAAGAATCACTATGTTGACCTCATGCATGCCTTTCAGGAAGCCATGTTTGAGTACAATGAGGCAGAGATGAACCAGCGGGAGAACTGCAAGATTCGGATCCAGAGACAGCTGGAGAtcatgggcaaggatgtttccgGAAACCAGATTGAGGACATGATTGAGCAAGGCAAGTGGGACGTTTTCTCTGAGAATCTCCTGTCTGATGTCAGAGGGGCTCGTGCAGCATTGAATGAGATAGAGACGCGGCACAAAGAGTTGATGAAGCTGGAGACTCGCATCAGGGAAGTTCACGAGCTCTTTCTGCAGGTGGCACTACTGGTGGAGCAACAGGCTGACACCTTCGACATCATTCAACTGAACGTGGAAAAAGTTGAGGACTATGTAGGAGAGGCTAAATGTCAGGTGAGGAAAGCTTTGGAATACAGGCGGAAACACCCGTGTCGAACACTCCTCTGCTGTTGCTTTTCATGCTGCAAAAGCTGA